Proteins from a single region of Hymenobacter aquaticus:
- a CDS encoding 3'-5' exonuclease family protein — protein sequence MNALRHVDLTRVFIVDIETVPGQKCHADLEPEHQALWDKFCLKRHHKEVAEGHTTDTLFANAGLYAEFGKIVCISVGYFRMLPDETLEFRVKSFADDDECAVLRGFANLLGERAPYGSKLPGSTTQKDKGYFLCAHNGREFDYAYLGRRMIICGIPLPPMLNIATYKPWDLPHLLDTMDMWKFGDNKGFISLALLAGLFGIPSPKNDIDGSHVGDVYWQDQDLGRIVTYCQKDVETTARVLLHFYGQKDLWPLVQVTHTPWSGATVMRPV from the coding sequence AATGCTTTGCGCCACGTCGATTTAACCCGCGTTTTTATCGTTGATATTGAAACCGTGCCCGGTCAGAAATGTCACGCCGACTTAGAGCCCGAACACCAGGCGCTGTGGGACAAATTCTGCCTTAAACGCCACCACAAAGAGGTAGCCGAAGGCCATACTACCGACACGCTGTTCGCCAATGCGGGCCTGTACGCGGAGTTTGGCAAGATTGTCTGCATCTCCGTCGGCTACTTTCGGATGCTGCCCGATGAAACCCTGGAGTTTCGGGTGAAGTCGTTTGCCGATGACGACGAGTGCGCAGTGCTGCGGGGCTTCGCCAACCTGTTGGGCGAGCGTGCCCCGTATGGGTCGAAGCTGCCGGGCTCGACCACGCAAAAGGATAAGGGCTACTTCCTCTGCGCCCATAATGGCCGCGAGTTTGACTACGCGTATTTGGGCCGGCGGATGATTATCTGCGGTATTCCGCTGCCGCCCATGCTCAACATCGCCACCTATAAGCCCTGGGATTTGCCCCACCTGCTGGACACGATGGATATGTGGAAGTTTGGTGACAACAAGGGTTTCATTTCATTGGCTCTGCTGGCGGGCTTATTCGGCATTCCTTCCCCCAAAAATGATATTGATGGCTCGCACGTAGGCGACGTGTACTGGCAGGATCAGGACTTGGGCCGCATTGTTACCTATTGCCAGAAAGACGTGGAAACGACGGCCCGCGTGCTGCTGCATTTCTATGGGCAAAAGGATTTGTGGCCCCTGGTTCAGGTAACGCACACACCTTGGTCTGGTGCGACTGTTATGCGGCCTGTTTAG